A region of Pseudomonadota bacterium DNA encodes the following proteins:
- a CDS encoding type II toxin-antitoxin system RelE/ParE family toxin — protein sequence MSYKLKFLPSALKEWKKLDSSIQEQLKKKLKGRLISPHVPSSKLSDFENHYKIKLRASGYRLVYEVIDNEISVLVVAIGKREKNSV from the coding sequence ATGAGTTATAAACTGAAATTTCTTCCATCCGCCCTCAAAGAATGGAAAAAACTTGATAGCTCCATTCAAGAACAGCTCAAGAAAAAACTGAAAGGGCGTTTAATTTCGCCACACGTTCCCAGTAGTAAACTTTCCGATTTTGAAAATCATTACAAAATCAAGCTTAGAGCCAGCGGGTATCGCCTGGTTTATGAAGTGATTGATAATGAGATTTCCGTATTGGTGGTTGCAATCGGAAAACGTGAGAAAAATTCAGTTTA
- a CDS encoding type II toxin-antitoxin system Phd/YefM family antitoxin produces the protein MESVLATCSASISELKKNPSALIDQSEGEPIAILNHNKPTAYLIPASTYETLLEKIEDYQLGLIIKERQHEKKSAVEVSLDEL, from the coding sequence ATGGAATCTGTATTGGCTACTTGCTCTGCCAGCATATCGGAGTTAAAGAAAAATCCATCAGCATTGATTGATCAGTCTGAAGGAGAACCAATTGCTATCCTCAACCACAACAAACCAACTGCATACCTAATCCCAGCCAGCACTTATGAGACGTTATTAGAAAAAATCGAAGATTATCAACTGGGATTGATTATCAAGGAACGTCAACATGAAAAAAAATCAGCTGTGGAAGTTTCTTTAGATGAGTTATAA
- a CDS encoding type II toxin-antitoxin system HicB family antitoxin translates to MRYPIVIHKDETSDYGVTFPDLPGCFSAGDSFEEAIINAQEAAECHIEGILLDSESVPVATDIEKHKNNPNFKDGIWALIDVDISRLSLKSKRVNITMPERLLNSVDYFAKKHGATRSGLLTQAVTEYMASHQ, encoded by the coding sequence ATGAGATACCCAATTGTAATTCATAAAGACGAAACATCGGATTACGGAGTTACTTTCCCAGATCTTCCAGGCTGTTTTTCCGCAGGAGATTCCTTCGAGGAAGCAATTATAAATGCACAGGAGGCAGCTGAATGTCATATCGAGGGTATTTTACTCGATTCAGAATCTGTCCCCGTTGCGACAGATATTGAAAAACATAAAAACAATCCAAACTTCAAAGATGGAATATGGGCACTTATTGACGTAGACATCAGCAGACTCTCTCTCAAATCCAAGAGGGTCAATATTACCATGCCGGAAAGACTGTTAAATTCGGTAGATTACTTTGCCAAAAAACATGGAGCGACACGCTCAGGACTTTTGACGCAAGCAGTTACTGAATACATGGCATCGCATCAATGA
- a CDS encoding type II toxin-antitoxin system HicA family toxin, whose amino-acid sequence MKSGEIIKRLKQDGWILHHAKGDHHQFKHPEKSGKVTVPHPKKDLPIGTLRNIFKQAGWEWR is encoded by the coding sequence ATGAAGAGTGGGGAAATTATAAAAAGACTGAAACAGGACGGGTGGATTCTCCATCATGCCAAAGGAGATCATCACCAATTTAAACACCCAGAAAAATCTGGCAAGGTCACAGTTCCTCATCCCAAAAAAGACCTCCCGATCGGCACGCTCCGAAATATCTTCAAGCAAGCCGGTTGGGAATGGAGGTGA